The Lacrimispora xylanolytica genome has a segment encoding these proteins:
- a CDS encoding P-loop ATPase, Sll1717 family — protein sequence MYLTQIKDIYAGKPDAKDEINTEGYDQFLRSFIVPRNFDINSLINDTFCFISGYKGIGKTALLYYLDEYIKNDDCSTCSSFVFFKGDYSDIKKQEMESISKRLVSFISISDDVVIDGSDFEYIWRWLFYRRIWEDNIECKFGLFVTDETWEKFAKGISKISCITTKRKLSIPQKLKFRIPFTDPGSGITMTPETELDFTSLKSAETNAYRQFVKIIDELDMLFPQLVRSSKPYYIFVDELEAYYGDEAIFKRDLKLIRDLIFTVKKLNSLMSGFKTGKTKIICSIRTEILNAINRFIVTKELNKVTSGFDIPLVWDYTNTNSFEHPILKILSKRISNAESENGYDLTERELILKWFPEKIHDIEAANFILNNSWCKPRDIVRLILSAKACLCSTNSSFNQTTFDMLQKRYSIESLNEIREEMRALYSPDQINTIITCLTGFRVAFSMTDIAARVSQYFRGSILEENLSNVLMDLYRLGLIGNFSRASKSYRWQHKGDDGLIISDEWSMMVHYALQSALSVSNRHDRGINKAVYYNLKAGDIVQIIVERIVPGYVLTNFEKDGHKYYGSIHISQLSNEYVDDIFNFIKEGETLSAQVLNYDDLHKKWRLTLKY from the coding sequence ATGTATTTAACACAAATAAAAGATATTTATGCAGGAAAACCAGATGCTAAAGATGAAATTAATACAGAAGGATATGATCAATTTTTACGTAGCTTTATCGTACCAAGGAATTTCGATATTAATTCCCTTATAAATGATACTTTTTGTTTTATATCAGGATATAAAGGTATAGGCAAGACAGCTTTATTATATTATCTTGATGAATATATAAAGAATGATGATTGTTCCACATGCTCATCTTTTGTATTTTTTAAAGGTGATTATTCAGATATAAAGAAACAAGAAATGGAGTCTATTTCCAAACGTCTGGTATCGTTTATTTCTATAAGTGATGATGTTGTAATTGATGGATCGGATTTTGAATATATCTGGCGTTGGTTATTTTATCGACGCATTTGGGAAGATAATATTGAATGTAAATTTGGATTATTTGTCACAGATGAAACTTGGGAAAAGTTTGCAAAGGGTATATCTAAAATATCTTGTATAACTACAAAAAGAAAACTATCCATTCCCCAAAAACTCAAATTTCGTATCCCTTTTACCGACCCTGGAAGTGGAATAACGATGACACCGGAAACGGAACTTGATTTTACTTCATTGAAATCAGCAGAAACAAACGCTTATCGCCAATTCGTAAAAATAATAGATGAACTAGATATGTTATTTCCACAGCTTGTTCGATCCTCTAAACCGTACTACATATTCGTTGATGAGCTCGAAGCATATTACGGCGATGAAGCTATTTTTAAACGTGATCTTAAGTTGATTAGAGATTTAATTTTTACCGTGAAAAAGTTAAATTCACTTATGTCTGGATTCAAAACTGGAAAAACAAAAATTATTTGTTCAATTAGGACAGAAATACTTAACGCAATTAATAGATTCATTGTAACAAAAGAGTTAAATAAAGTTACATCCGGTTTTGATATACCTCTTGTTTGGGACTACACAAATACAAATTCATTTGAACACCCTATATTAAAAATTTTATCTAAGCGAATATCAAATGCGGAAAGTGAAAATGGTTATGATTTAACTGAACGTGAATTAATTTTAAAATGGTTCCCAGAAAAAATACATGATATTGAAGCTGCTAATTTTATTTTAAACAATAGTTGGTGTAAACCAAGGGATATTGTTAGATTGATTTTGTCTGCAAAAGCTTGTTTATGCAGTACAAATTCCTCATTTAATCAAACAACATTCGACATGTTACAAAAAAGATACTCAATAGAAAGTTTGAATGAAATTCGAGAAGAAATGAGAGCACTATATTCACCTGACCAAATCAATACTATAATTACATGCTTAACCGGATTTCGTGTTGCATTTTCAATGACCGATATTGCTGCAAGAGTATCGCAATACTTTAGAGGAAGTATATTAGAGGAAAACCTTAGTAATGTATTGATGGATCTATATCGTCTTGGACTTATTGGAAACTTTTCAAGAGCTTCAAAATCATACAGATGGCAACACAAAGGGGATGATGGATTAATTATATCTGACGAGTGGAGTATGATGGTACATTATGCTTTACAGAGTGCTTTATCTGTAAGTAATCGACATGATCGGGGAATTAACAAAGCTGTATATTATAATCTAAAAGCTGGGGATATTGTACAGATAATAGTAGAACGTATTGTCCCCGGTTATGTGCTTACTAATTTTGAAAAAGATGGTCATAAGTATTATGGTAGCATTCATATTAGCCAATTGTCTAATGAATATGTTGATGATATTTTTAATTTCATTAAAGAAGGAGAAACTTTATCCGCACAAGTTTTAAATTACGATGATTTACATAAAAAATGGAGGCTTACTCTCAAATATTAA
- a CDS encoding abortive infection system antitoxin AbiGi family protein has translation MSESKSKDILSFDGARKNEENYIPPKQSANTLFRFFKEPEYLFDSLEKESMIPRYYPETVNYLDIDMLHVAYPMICFCDINLHKIDDHMFFYGGYGLAFSKKWGIQKGIQPIQYINPHSILHSDFSNAFKSAIKCETEDFAQNYLLTQMFYFKPIEGTMERDGTEKPKNFTDECEWRFIPNVTVEELPQAVLETEIFSLPTLNKAISVKKSCWLEFDLEDIKYIIIQTNEDFVKLIELIETKLMNSEKKSRLISKILVWENAKGDF, from the coding sequence ATGTCAGAATCGAAATCTAAAGATATCTTATCATTTGATGGGGCCCGTAAGAACGAGGAAAATTATATACCTCCAAAGCAAAGTGCTAATACTCTTTTCCGCTTTTTTAAAGAACCAGAATATCTCTTTGATTCACTTGAGAAAGAATCAATGATACCAAGATATTATCCAGAAACTGTTAATTACCTTGATATAGATATGCTACATGTTGCCTATCCTATGATTTGTTTCTGCGATATTAATTTACATAAAATCGATGATCACATGTTTTTTTATGGAGGATATGGACTTGCATTTTCAAAAAAATGGGGCATTCAAAAAGGAATTCAACCAATTCAATATATTAATCCACATTCTATATTACACAGTGATTTTTCCAATGCATTTAAGTCAGCAATAAAATGTGAGACAGAAGATTTTGCTCAAAATTATCTACTTACTCAAATGTTTTATTTCAAACCGATAGAGGGAACCATGGAGAGGGATGGTACTGAAAAGCCAAAGAATTTTACTGATGAATGTGAGTGGAGATTTATACCTAATGTGACAGTTGAAGAACTTCCGCAAGCTGTTTTAGAAACTGAGATATTTAGCTTACCTACCCTCAATAAAGCAATTAGTGTAAAAAAAAGTTGTTGGTTGGAGTTTGATTTAGAAGATATCAAATATATAATTATTCAAACAAATGAAGATTTTGTAAAATTAATTGAATTAATTGAAACTAAGCTTATGAACTCTGAAAAAAAAAGTAGATTGATTTCTAAGATTCTTGTATGGGAAAATGCAAAGGGGGATTTTTAA
- a CDS encoding abortive infection system toxin AbiGii family protein — translation MFSNFKEAFIKKPQYTVRPPQAVLDAISDELPEGFSYIYVDDGFCRLNCENGFNLNSGKVILPSEAQVLFQSDLLSEPSNLLRYSYNAQISLQISPGDDGYYIVNGKKIKATEFIKAPMRNITTGEIRFFLEPPKFPGPFQLTVSGDGHLITLLVQRKPNNSIYIQKYESIDNSALKLSCLLDLEKEKASFTINISIGDEKYVENVVAANYIYNAFLKGKGFIGASNIVYSDENKHNLISEDTINFWDQLLSLEKFLNIKFDATSEITMNDANKITELYQSLIIKKPFKVFQTFNTVSGSGRIDQLIEDDLVGKQLFFEFTEEEETDLLGVHLKYWGVIAVYGATVKAIIFPSETGIYEVELCTTEGKKMYSSIMYFMEESQLINCRSEKNHKETFEKAEELQYIKQ, via the coding sequence ATGTTTTCAAATTTCAAAGAAGCATTTATTAAAAAACCACAATATACTGTTCGCCCTCCACAAGCAGTGCTAGATGCAATTAGTGATGAATTACCTGAAGGATTTTCTTATATATATGTTGATGACGGTTTTTGCCGCCTCAATTGTGAAAATGGTTTTAATTTAAACTCAGGTAAAGTTATATTGCCATCTGAAGCACAGGTTTTATTTCAAAGTGATTTACTTTCAGAACCATCCAATCTACTGCGCTATTCTTATAACGCACAAATTAGTCTGCAGATTTCACCAGGTGATGATGGTTATTATATTGTCAATGGAAAAAAAATTAAAGCCACTGAATTTATCAAGGCTCCTATGAGAAATATTACGACTGGTGAGATTCGGTTTTTCCTTGAACCGCCTAAATTCCCAGGTCCTTTCCAACTGACTGTAAGTGGTGATGGGCATTTGATTACCCTTTTGGTTCAACGAAAACCAAATAACAGCATATATATACAAAAGTACGAATCAATTGATAATTCAGCATTGAAATTAAGTTGTCTACTGGATCTAGAGAAGGAAAAAGCTAGTTTTACAATAAATATTTCTATTGGAGATGAAAAATATGTTGAAAATGTAGTTGCCGCGAATTATATTTACAATGCATTTCTTAAGGGAAAAGGGTTTATTGGGGCTAGTAATATTGTATATTCTGATGAAAATAAACATAATTTAATATCTGAAGATACTATAAATTTTTGGGATCAACTTCTGAGTTTGGAAAAATTTCTTAATATAAAATTTGATGCTACATCTGAAATAACTATGAACGACGCTAATAAAATTACGGAATTATACCAATCCTTAATTATCAAAAAGCCCTTTAAAGTATTTCAAACTTTTAATACGGTTAGTGGTTCTGGAAGAATTGATCAATTAATAGAAGATGACCTTGTTGGAAAGCAATTGTTTTTTGAATTTACAGAAGAAGAGGAAACAGACTTACTTGGCGTACATTTAAAATACTGGGGGGTAATTGCTGTTTACGGAGCTACTGTCAAAGCCATTATATTTCCTTCAGAGACAGGAATTTATGAAGTTGAACTTTGCACAACAGAAGGTAAGAAAATGTACTCTTCGATAATGTACTTTATGGAAGAAAGCCAACTTATTAATTGTAGAAGTGAGAAAAACCATAAGGAGACTTTTGAAAAAGCTGAGGAACTGCAATATATTAAGCAATAA